From a region of the Janthinobacterium sp. 61 genome:
- a CDS encoding GNAT family N-acetyltransferase, with translation MTPSPISRVSLAHAADLSRLFDVWHLSVRATHDFLDDSDIAFLMPFVSDELARVTAERLLHVLRADDGVAYAFLCVEHAKIEMLFVHPDQRGSGAGRALLQYAIASLGATAVDVNEHNTQGHGFYRHLGFIEDSRSELDPFGKPFPILHLKLAENG, from the coding sequence ATGACACCATCACCAATTTCCAGGGTTTCCCTGGCACATGCCGCCGACCTGTCCCGATTGTTCGACGTCTGGCACCTGTCCGTACGCGCCACCCACGATTTCCTCGACGACAGCGATATCGCCTTCCTGATGCCCTTCGTGAGCGACGAGCTGGCCAGAGTGACAGCCGAACGCCTGCTGCACGTGCTGCGCGCCGATGACGGCGTCGCCTATGCCTTCCTGTGCGTCGAACACGCCAAGATCGAGATGCTGTTCGTGCATCCCGACCAGCGCGGCAGCGGCGCCGGCCGCGCGCTGCTCCAGTACGCGATCGCCAGCCTGGGAGCCACGGCCGTCGATGTCAACGAGCACAACACGCAAGGCCATGGCTTTTATCGCCATCTGGGCTTTATCGAGGATAGCCGTTCCGAACTCGACCCGTTCGGCAAGCCTTTCCCCATTTTGCACCTGAAACTGGCCGAAAACGGCTGA
- a CDS encoding acyl-CoA-binding protein, whose translation MSLQEQFEQAQLDSKTLSERPDNMTLLKIYALFKQASSGDATGERPGMTDFVNRAKFDAWAALAGTSKEEAQQQYIDLIEDLKD comes from the coding sequence ATGAGTTTACAAGAGCAATTCGAACAAGCGCAGCTCGATTCCAAGACACTGTCCGAGCGTCCGGACAATATGACCTTGTTGAAAATCTACGCCTTGTTCAAGCAAGCCTCAAGCGGCGACGCCACGGGCGAGCGTCCCGGCATGACCGACTTCGTCAACCGCGCCAAGTTCGACGCATGGGCAGCTCTGGCCGGCACCTCGAAAGAAGAGGCGCAACAGCAATACATCGACTTGATCGAAGACTTGAAGGACTGA
- a CDS encoding FKBP-type peptidyl-prolyl cis-trans isomerase, whose protein sequence is MTTITTASGLQYIDTVVGEGAEAQAGNNVVVHYTGWLQNDDGSAGSKFDSSKDRNDPFEFPLGAGRVIQGWDEGVQGMKVGGKRQLIIPAALGYGARGAGGAIPPNATLIFDVELLGV, encoded by the coding sequence ATGACCACCATCACTACCGCTTCCGGCCTGCAATACATCGATACCGTCGTCGGCGAAGGCGCTGAAGCGCAAGCCGGCAACAATGTTGTCGTGCATTACACGGGCTGGCTGCAAAACGACGACGGCAGCGCCGGTTCGAAATTTGACTCGAGCAAGGACCGCAACGACCCATTTGAATTCCCGCTGGGCGCAGGCCGCGTCATTCAAGGCTGGGACGAAGGCGTGCAAGGCATGAAAGTGGGCGGCAAGCGCCAACTGATCATCCCGGCAGCACTGGGCTACGGCGCACGCGGCGCCGGCGGCGCGATTCCACCGAACGCCACCCTGATTTTCGACGTTGAACTGCTGGGCGTATAA
- the proX gene encoding glycine betaine/L-proline ABC transporter substrate-binding protein ProX, with protein MHQIDNFKVTQKSQRKFQLFSALAIAALALTTSLAMAQTPAVAADALPGKGVKVQPLQSSIAEETFQTMLVDKALEKLGYEVQPIKEVEYPTAHIAIANGDATFMAVHWDPMHKDFYNNAGGDAKLLRTGQYAGPAAQGYLIDKATAEKYNITNIDQLRDPTLAKLFDHDGDGKADLTGCNPGWGCEALIENHMDAYKLRKTVTHVQGSYAALIADTLGRYKRGEPILYYTWTPYWVSGVLVPGKDVVWLKVPFSANPDKVNTRLDDGSDYGFAVNTARIVSNKAWAEKNPAAAKLFEVMQLPVADINAQNERMRRGENTQADIARHTAGWIKFHQQTFDGWIAQALAAAKK; from the coding sequence ATGCATCAAATTGACAATTTTAAAGTGACGCAAAAATCGCAACGCAAGTTCCAGTTGTTTTCCGCCCTGGCGATCGCCGCCCTGGCCCTGACCACCAGCCTGGCCATGGCGCAGACGCCGGCCGTGGCTGCCGATGCGCTGCCCGGCAAGGGCGTCAAGGTGCAGCCGCTGCAAAGCTCGATCGCGGAAGAAACCTTCCAGACCATGCTGGTCGACAAAGCCCTGGAAAAGCTGGGCTATGAAGTGCAGCCGATCAAGGAAGTGGAGTACCCGACCGCGCATATCGCCATCGCCAATGGCGACGCCACCTTCATGGCCGTGCACTGGGACCCCATGCACAAGGATTTTTATAACAATGCGGGCGGCGACGCCAAGCTGTTGCGCACGGGCCAGTATGCCGGTCCGGCTGCGCAAGGTTATCTGATCGATAAGGCGACTGCGGAAAAGTACAACATCACGAATATCGACCAGTTGCGCGATCCCACCCTGGCCAAGCTGTTCGACCATGATGGCGACGGCAAGGCCGACTTGACGGGTTGTAATCCAGGCTGGGGCTGCGAAGCGCTGATCGAGAACCACATGGATGCGTACAAATTGCGCAAGACGGTGACGCACGTGCAGGGCAGCTATGCGGCCCTGATCGCCGATACCCTGGGCCGCTACAAGCGTGGCGAGCCGATCCTCTACTACACGTGGACGCCGTACTGGGTCAGTGGCGTTCTGGTGCCGGGCAAGGACGTGGTCTGGCTGAAAGTGCCATTCTCGGCCAATCCGGACAAGGTGAATACCCGCCTCGACGATGGCAGCGATTACGGTTTTGCCGTCAACACGGCGCGCATCGTGTCCAACAAGGCCTGGGCGGAGAAAAATCCGGCCGCAGCCAAGCTGTTCGAGGTGATGCAACTGCCGGTGGCCGATATCAATGCGCAGAACGAGCGCATGCGCCGCGGCGAAAACACGCAGGCCGATATCGCGCGCCATACGGCTGGCTGGATCAAGTTCCACCAGCAGACGTTTGACGGCTGGATCGCGCAAGCGCTGGCGGCGGCAAAAAAGTAA
- a CDS encoding polyhydroxyalkanoic acid system family protein, which produces MADINIVQQHKLTAAKAREAAQQVADKLAQEYDLVCAWDGDVLRFERSGVDGSLTLEKEQAQLQIKLGFMLSAFASTIEGKIAEKMRKVFTESV; this is translated from the coding sequence ATGGCGGATATAAATATAGTTCAGCAACATAAGCTGACAGCAGCAAAGGCGCGCGAAGCGGCACAGCAAGTGGCCGACAAGCTGGCCCAGGAATATGACCTGGTGTGTGCCTGGGATGGCGATGTGCTGCGCTTCGAGCGCAGCGGCGTCGATGGCTCGCTGACCCTGGAAAAAGAGCAGGCGCAACTGCAAATCAAGCTGGGCTTCATGCTCAGCGCCTTTGCTTCCACCATCGAAGGCAAGATTGCCGAGAAGATGCGCAAGGTGTTTACCGAGTCAGTTTGA
- the proW gene encoding glycine betaine/L-proline ABC transporter permease ProW, whose amino-acid sequence MNPSTVSTVEPVVEQAAHINPWALTPPTDASTAWLDAAAPAVQPEQASGFHLTQIFDGSLPLESWINQGLGWVVAHFRPFFQAVRAPIDSVLSGVEGVLLAAPSLTVIAIIGLLAWQFTSRTLAIGTVLALLLVSMLGIWPEAMTTLSLVLTSLAFCLAIGLPLGIFLASSDRAQNILRPLLDAMQTTPAFVYLVPVVMLFGIGNAPGVIVTIIFALPPLVRLTNLGIRQVRPDLIEAARAYGASPWQLLTRVQFPLAMPSIMAGINQSLMLSLSMVVIASMIAVGGLGQMVLRGIGRLDMGLATVGGLGIVLLAITLDRLTQAMGQPRRGVRHWYQTGPAGFVLRLVRGNAAKAEANAAQQATLANAQ is encoded by the coding sequence ATGAACCCAAGCACCGTTTCCACAGTAGAACCTGTTGTTGAACAGGCCGCCCACATCAATCCCTGGGCGCTGACGCCGCCCACCGACGCCAGCACCGCGTGGCTCGATGCCGCCGCGCCTGCCGTGCAGCCGGAACAGGCGAGCGGCTTTCACCTGACGCAGATTTTCGACGGCTCGCTGCCGCTGGAAAGCTGGATCAACCAGGGCCTGGGCTGGGTCGTGGCGCATTTCCGCCCCTTTTTCCAGGCCGTGCGTGCGCCGATCGACAGCGTGTTGTCCGGCGTGGAAGGCGTGCTGCTGGCCGCTCCGTCGCTGACGGTGATCGCCATCATCGGTTTGCTGGCATGGCAATTTACCAGCCGCACCCTGGCCATCGGCACCGTGCTGGCATTGCTGCTCGTCTCGATGCTGGGCATCTGGCCGGAAGCCATGACCACCCTGTCGCTGGTACTCACGTCGTTGGCGTTCTGTCTGGCCATCGGTTTGCCGTTGGGCATTTTCCTCGCCAGCAGCGACCGCGCGCAGAATATCCTGCGCCCCCTGCTCGACGCCATGCAGACGACGCCCGCCTTTGTTTATCTGGTGCCGGTGGTGATGCTGTTTGGTATCGGCAATGCGCCAGGCGTGATCGTGACGATCATCTTTGCCTTGCCGCCGCTGGTGCGCCTGACCAACCTGGGTATCCGCCAGGTGCGTCCTGACCTGATCGAAGCGGCCCGCGCGTATGGCGCCTCGCCGTGGCAGTTGCTGACCCGCGTGCAGTTTCCGCTGGCCATGCCGTCCATCATGGCCGGTATCAATCAGTCGCTGATGCTGTCGCTGTCGATGGTCGTGATCGCCTCGATGATCGCCGTCGGTGGTCTGGGTCAGATGGTACTGCGCGGTATTGGGCGCCTGGACATGGGTCTGGCAACCGTGGGTGGTCTGGGCATCGTGCTGCTGGCCATCACCCTGGACCGTTTGACGCAAGCGATGGGCCAGCCGCGCCGTGGCGTGCGCCACTGGTATCAGACGGGGCCTGCCGGTTTCGTGCTGCGCCTGGTGCGCGGCAACGCTGCCAAGGCTGAAGCGAATGCCGCACAGCAAGCCACGCTTGCCAACGCACAATAA
- the proV gene encoding glycine betaine/L-proline ABC transporter ATP-binding protein ProV, with protein MAKQIIIDHVFKVFGDKPEEALELVRQGASKQDILAKTDCTIGVFDATFTIEAGEIFVIMGLSGSGKSTLVRMLNRLIEPTAGRILIDGNDINTLPDAQLRALRRKDISMVFQSFALLPQITVLDNTAFGMELAGMPKAERHALAQQALEQVGLDGYGASYPDELSGGMQQRVGLARALACDPSILLMDEAFSALDPIIRTEMQSELLRLQQIKRRTIVFISHDLDEAMRIGDRVAIMKDGHVVQVGTPEEILRKPANDYVRNFVRGVDAAAVFKASDIARKSQIVVSESPSRGSRAALSMLEEQDRAFAYVVNPQRKFLGVVSADSLRSALDGHVGPLGLAHAYLPDVQTINADEPVAGLFGQVAQLPYAVPVVANDGSFRGAISKTTLLKFLDRDTPAIAEPQQQKGQA; from the coding sequence GTGGCAAAACAAATCATTATCGACCATGTGTTCAAAGTGTTCGGCGACAAGCCAGAAGAAGCACTTGAACTCGTCCGTCAGGGCGCCAGCAAGCAGGATATTCTGGCCAAGACCGACTGCACCATCGGCGTTTTCGACGCCACCTTTACCATTGAGGCAGGCGAGATCTTCGTCATCATGGGCCTGTCCGGTTCGGGCAAGTCGACCCTGGTGCGCATGCTGAATCGCCTGATCGAGCCGACCGCCGGCCGCATTTTGATCGACGGCAACGACATCAATACCTTGCCGGACGCCCAGTTGCGCGCCCTGCGCCGCAAGGACATCAGCATGGTGTTCCAGTCGTTCGCGCTGCTGCCGCAAATTACCGTGCTAGACAACACTGCCTTCGGCATGGAACTGGCCGGCATGCCCAAGGCCGAGCGCCATGCGCTGGCCCAGCAAGCGCTGGAGCAGGTGGGCCTGGACGGCTACGGCGCCAGCTATCCTGACGAATTGTCGGGCGGCATGCAGCAGCGCGTGGGCCTGGCCCGTGCGCTGGCCTGCGATCCATCGATTTTGCTGATGGATGAAGCGTTTTCCGCCCTTGATCCGATTATTCGTACGGAAATGCAATCGGAACTGCTGCGTTTGCAGCAAATCAAGCGCCGCACCATCGTCTTCATTTCGCATGACCTCGACGAAGCCATGCGCATCGGCGACCGCGTTGCCATCATGAAGGACGGTCACGTGGTGCAAGTGGGCACGCCGGAAGAAATCCTGCGCAAACCGGCCAACGATTATGTGCGTAACTTCGTGCGCGGCGTCGATGCGGCGGCCGTCTTCAAGGCCAGCGATATCGCCCGCAAGAGCCAGATCGTGGTGTCGGAGTCGCCGAGCCGCGGCTCGCGCGCCGCGCTGTCGATGCTGGAAGAGCAGGATCGCGCCTTTGCGTATGTCGTCAATCCGCAGCGCAAGTTCCTCGGCGTCGTTTCGGCCGATTCCTTGCGCAGTGCGCTCGACGGCCATGTCGGCCCGCTGGGTCTGGCGCATGCCTATCTGCCCGACGTGCAGACCATCAATGCAGATGAGCCAGTCGCCGGCCTCTTTGGCCAGGTGGCGCAACTGCCTTACGCCGTCCCTGTGGTGGCCAATGACGGCAGCTTCCGCGGCGCCATCAGCAAGACAACTCTGCTGAAGTTCCTCGACCGCGATACGCCAGCCATTGCCGAGCCACAACAACAGAAAGGACAAGCATGA